In a single window of the Podospora pseudocomata strain CBS 415.72m chromosome 2 map unlocalized CBS415.72m_2, whole genome shotgun sequence genome:
- a CDS encoding uncharacterized protein (EggNog:ENOG503P2WG; COG:O; COG:T) codes for MESTLATLVAFPSAGQLGDNEEYHKAAQAHTKTLTRLSADSKWASEAPQLIERLDPATHSLSYLYVLQTLKSSNGYPLDDLLLKLTTFLASFDAGQIRYAGHAFTKLLTQPRLQDLFPASIAVELITTALLRLDPTGSVLTSHHTYLVRFAYMTNNIEPVLPIIEKSIVFYPGMKGSTSTRNLSDPDLPPSGFITVENDFTKSLENKDILEHDLLRGLCFIQRRSWQQAFDAFERVITYPSRDNTNASKIQVEAYSKWVLVGLLLNGKAPVLPPTTPNGPRKVYEVTGKPYYSLAQAFEKRTAESFKTECEGLSQGFWDEEKNVSLLKLVIEHYQKWQILNLRHVYSRISLEQIRTRTQSAETAAPLASVQEIEALVQGMIDEGLLQGEVVHPENGLAYLAFSSTADDLSEEEFTRRMVATAQRIKALGPVVKATNERLASNKDYLKWLAQQKKHEQQGQSQGGPVDVTGFGDVVEDEDLMTGIVAG; via the exons ATGGAATCGACACTCGCGACGCTTGTGGCTTTCCCGTCGGCGGGGCAGCTTGGGGATAATGAGGAATACCACAAGGCGGCGCAGGCACACACGAAGACATTGACGAGGTTGTCGGCCGACTCCAAGTGGGCTTCGGAAGCTCCCCAGCTCATTGAG CGACTCGATCCAGCTACCCATTCTCTATCCTACCTCTATGTGCTGCAGACCTTGAAATCGTCGAATGGCTACCCTCTCGACGACCTGTTGTTAaagctcaccaccttcctcgcATCATTCGACGCCGGCCAGATTCGATATGCTGGGCATGCGTTCACAAAGCTGTTAACACAGCCACGGCTGCAGGATTTGTTTCCT GCTTCCATTGCGGTCGagctcatcaccacagcACTTCTCCGCCTCGATCCCACCGGGTCGGTTCTTACTAGCCACCATACCTACCTCGTCCGATTTGCCTACATGACCAACAACATCGAGCCTGTGTTGCCCATCATCGAGAAGAGCATCGTGTTCTACCCTGGCATGAAGGGCTCGACAAGCACTCGAAATCTTAGCGATCCCGATCTTCCTCCCTCGGGTTTTATTACTGTCGAAAACGACTTCACCAAATCCTTGGAGAACAAAGACATCCTCGAGCATGACCTCCTGCGCGGGCTTTGCTTTATTCAGAGACGATCCTGGCAGCAAGCTTTCGATGCCTTTGAGCGGGTGATTACCTATCCATCCAGAGACAACACCAACGCGAGCAAAATTCAAGTGGAAGCCTATAGCAagtgggttttggttggaCTCTTGCTCAACGGGAAGGCACCTGTTCTCCCACCTACCACGCCAAACGGGCCACGAAAAGTCTACGAGGTTACGGGCAAACCATACTACTCGTTGGCGCAGGCATTTGAGAAGCGAACAGCGGAATCTTTCAAGACGGAATGCGAAGGGCTGTCTCAGGGTTTctgggacgaggagaagaatgTTTCTCTTCTGAAGCTGGTGATTGAGCACTATCAGAAGTGGCAGATTTTGAATTTGAGACATGTCTACTCCAGAATCTCTCTCGAGCAAATACGGACTCGAACACAATCCGCCGAGACGGCTGCGCCCTTGGCATCGGTGCAGGAGATCGAGGCGTTGGTCCAGGGAATGATTGACGAGGGCCTCCTgcaaggggaggtggtgcacCCAGAGAATGGCCTGGCGTATTTGGCGTTTAGCTCTACGGCGGATGACTTGAGCGAGGAAGAGTtcacgaggaggatggtggcgaCTGCGCAGAGGATCAAGGCGCTGGGGCCGGTGGTCAAGGCTACGAATGAGAGGTTGGCAAGTAACAAGGATTACCTAAAATGGTTggcgcagcagaagaagcatGAGCAGCAAGGGCAGAGTCAGGGTGGGCCGGTGGATGTGAcggggtttggggatgtggtggaggatgaggatttgATGACGGGGATTGTGGCCGGCTAG
- a CDS encoding uncharacterized protein (EggNog:ENOG503NWP4; COG:S) produces the protein MGLPSILRPRKRNTTTPTSEKHASTGPSTPTSRPDYQTGSDTIPQDTLRRVTKTRRIFALTASISYLISWVFLVLVLIGNTYPKAVLSDIYFFRLDLSDIIPLSVPNARLINSIAQSIGLHDFYQVGLWNFCEGFINEGITYCSKPETLYWFNPVEILMSELLAGATIALPTEIITILSILQITSQIMFGFFLTSAILTFLYIFLSPIATKSKWYSLPLSIGAFINMMLVVAASIVGTVISLVFKYAAEAQKELNIKSYVGTKMFVFMWLAAGFGIIGFAVHSGMGCCCVSRRDVTTGRRTLMPDGQGVQRKSVVVR, from the exons ATGGGCCTCCCGTCAATTCTTAGGCCTCGAAAGAGGAACACAACCACGCCCACCAGCGAGAAACATGCATCCACTGGGCCTTCAACGCCGACATCCAGGCCAGATTATCAGACTGGAAGTGATACCATTCCACAAGACACACTTCGACGGGTGACCAAAACCCGCCGCATTTTTGCTTTGACAGCCTCTATCTCATATCTCATCTCATGGGTGTTTTTGGTGCTG GTCTTGATCGGCAACACATATCCCAAAGCCGTGCTGTCCGACATCTACTTCTTCAGGCTAGACCTCTCAGACATCATCCCCCTGAGCGTTCCCAATGCCAGACTGATCAACTCCATCGCCCAATCCATTGGTCTGCACGACTTCTACCAAGTTGGGCTATGGAACTTCTGTGAAGGCTTCATCAATGA AGGCATCACTTACTGTTCCAAACCCGAAACCCTCTACTGGTTCAACCCCGTCGAGATCCTCATGTCCGAACTGTTGGCAGGAGCCACGATTGCCCTCCCCACCGAAATCATTACCATTCTCTCCATCCTGCAAATCACCAGTCAGATCATGTTCggcttcttcctcacctcTGCCATCCTGACATTTCTTTACATCTTCCTCTCGCCGATCGCCACAAAATCCAAGTGGTACAGCTTACCACTGTCCATCGGCGCGTTTATCAACATGATGCTGGTAGTGGCGGCAAGCATAGTAGGCACAGTCATCAGCCTGGTGTTTAAGTACGCGGCTGAAGCGCAGAAGGAGCTCAACATCAAGTCCTATGTGGGCACAAAGATGTTTGTGTTCATGTGGTTGGCCGCTGGGTTCGGTATCATTGGGTTTGCGGTGCACAGTGGTAtgggttgctgctgtgtgaGCAGGAGGGATGTCACTactgggaggaggacgcTGATGCCTGATGGGCAGGGGGTGCAGAGGAAgtctgtggtggtgaggtga
- a CDS encoding uncharacterized protein (COG:O; EggNog:ENOG503NV1P): MALKRFTRLLWATSLSISLVTGQSIEQNTEEAITYLTGTKSGTIPLNGATPTGTYQTFSSKITLATTSLPTSLGVLTANYTETDLVTTLTGSVTSSVATTSTNGTASSTVSTPPRPTNTRPCNNYPELCERKYSNITEVGCHNSPFVRAGSAAANQQYNVTDQLNDGIRFLQGQIQFPVNGTQPHFCHTSCDLFDAGPITDWLGKVREWVSAHPYDVVTILLGNGNYSNPDLYVPWIERSGILQYIYTPPVIPMALEDWPTLAQMILTGQRVVMFLDYNANATAYPWLQDEFSAMWETPFDPLDDTFPCTVQRPPDLPEDQAKNRLYLMNHNLNAEVSLLGQSILVPAVSALNTTNAASGKGSLGMAAANCRDQWTRPPNVLNVDYYNYGDYPGSVFEVAARMNNVTFVKRPCCGSTSAGFRRVQGVERGLGLGLVLGWVVWMLVG, translated from the coding sequence ATGGCGTTGAAACGCTTCACCCGTCTGCTTTGGGCAACGTCCCTCAGCATTAGCCTCGTCACCGGCCAGAGCATCGAACAGAACACCGAAGAGGCTATTACCTACCTGACTGGTACAAAAAGCGGCACTATCCCGCTCAACGGTGCTACGCCCACCGGCACCTACCagaccttctcctccaagatCACGCTTGCGACGACCTCTCTTCCTACTTCGTTGGGGGTTCTGACAGCAAACTATACCGAGACAGATCTTGTAACCACCCTTACAGGCTCGGTCACCTCTTCTGTTGCTACCACCTCCACGAACGGCACTGCATCCTCGACAGTATCCACCCCACCACGACCGACGAACACTCGGCCGTGCAACAATTACCCCGAGTTATGCGAGCGCAAATACAGCAACATCACCGAAGTAGGGTGCCACAACTCGCCCTTCGTTCGTGCCGGCTCGGCCGCTGCCAACCAGCAGTATAATGTCACCGACCAGCTCAACGATGGAATTCGGTTCCTCCAGGGGCAGATTCAGTTCCCAGTCAACGGCACCCAGCCACACTTCTGCCATACCTCCTGCGATCTGTTCGACGCTGGCCCTATCACGGACTGGTTAGGCAAGGTTCGAGAATGGGTGTCTGCCCATCCTTACGATGTTGTCACCATCCTGTTAGGAAATGGCAACTACTCGAACCCAGACTTATACGTCCCCTGGATCGAGCGTAGCGGAATTCTACAATATATCTACACACCTCCGGTCATTCCAATGGCGCTGGAGGACTGGCCAACGCTGGCCCAGATGATTTTGACGGGGCAGAGGGTGGTCATGTTCCTGGATTACAATGCCAACGCCACTGCCTATCCCTGGCTACAAGACGAGTTCTCGGCCATGTGGGAAACGCCCTTCGATCCACTTGACGATACCTTCCCATGTACCGTTCAGCGCCCACCAGATCTGCCAGAGGATCAGGCCAAGAACAGACTGTATCTCATGAATCACAATCTCAACGCCGAGGTGTCGTTGCTGGGGCAGTCAATCTTGGTGCCGGCGGTTAGTGCGTTGAATACCACCAACGCAGCGTCAGGGAAAGGCAGTTTGGGCATGGCAGCGGCGAACTGCCGGGATCAGTGGACACGCCCACCCAACGTCCTGAATGTGGATTATTACAACTACGGTGACTACCCAGGGAGTGTCTTCGAGGTAGCAGCAAGGATGAACAACGTGACCTTTGTCAAGAGACCTTGCTGTGGGAGCACCAGTGCTGGGTTCAGGCGAGTGCAGGGAGtagagagggggttgggccTCGGCCTGGTGCttggatgggttgtttggatGTTGGTTGGATGA
- a CDS encoding uncharacterized protein (COG:C; EggNog:ENOG503P5EJ): MSAQITKAEVAQHKDDKSMYIIIDDGVYEIANFVNEHPGGAKILKRMAGKDATKQFWKYHSKGVMEKWGAKLKVGTLKEEAKL; this comes from the exons ATGTCTGCTCAAATCACCAAGGCCGAGGTTGCCCAGCACAAGGACGACAAGTCCATGTATATTATCATTGATGACGGCGTCTACGAGATTGCCA ACTTTGTCAACGAGCACCCAGGCGGAGCCAAGATCCTCAAGCGCATGGCCGGCAAGGACGCGACGAAACAGTTCTGGAAGTATCACTCCAAGGGCGTCATGGAGAAGTGGGGAGCCAAGTTGAAGGTGGGCAcgctgaaggaggaggccaagctTTAA
- a CDS encoding uncharacterized protein (COG:S; EggNog:ENOG503Q3HC), producing MEALLTDPLIISVTSYVKDYMRNYDASHDFDHIQRVLSLSHHIYAHTPPQQQPLDLKAIHLSALLHDVGDRKYLLPNQDPATLISTTLLSISCPSSLAQKVQEICLAVSYSTEVKNPSHVQSILAKHPELGVVQDADRLDAIGAVGIARMFTFGGAKGSRSLQASVDHIDEKLVKLEGMMKTAEGRRLAGERTERLRRFRREWEEEVGFVEKLGLSKGEEE from the exons ATGGAAgccctcctcaccgaccccctcatcatctccgtAACCTCCTACGTAAAAGACTACATGAGAAACTACGACGCCTCCCACGACTTTGACC ACATCCAACgcgtcctctccctctcccaccacatCTACGcccacaccccccctcaacaacaacccctaGACCTAAAAGCAATccacctctccgccctcctccacgacgTCGGCGACCGCAA atacctcctcccaaaccaagACCCAGCAACCCTCATatcaacaaccctcctctccatctcctgcccctcctccctcgcccaaaaAGTCCAAGAAATCTGCCTCGCAGTCTCCTACTCCACCGAAGTCAAAAATCCCTCCCATGTGCAgtccatcctcgccaaacaCCCCGAGTTGGGGGTCGTGCAAGACGCCGACCGGCTCGACGCCATCGGAGCGGTGGGGATAGCACGGATGTTCACCTTTGGCGGGGCCAAAGGCTCCCGCTCGCTGCAGGCGAGCGTGGATCATATTGATGAGAAGTTGGTCAAgttggaggggatgatgaagactgctgaggggaggaggctggcgggggagaggacGGAGAGGTTGAGACGGTTTcggagggagtgggaggaggaggtggggtttGTGGAAAAGTTGGGGTTGAgtaagggggaggaggagtag
- the RFA1 gene encoding Replication factor A protein 1 (COG:L; EggNog:ENOG503NV3W; BUSCO:EOG09262387) has translation MAEQAITQGAIEAIFSDPERARAQYPVPVLQCLQIKTLDSKGGGAPERYRIVLSDVRNYVQCMLATQANHVVHEGKLKRGGIVRMKSYQAQALKGKNVLIVLELEAIESLGAPDKIGNPVGLEGGAKLEEAQPAAAAAAAPAFYGAPKGEPTQESKSQVQRQLASRPTNNNHNNNTRTSGGVSSTIYPIEALSPYAHKWTIKARLTHKSDIKTWHKNNGEGKLFSVNLLDESSEIKATMFNDQVDQFYDVLQEGQVYYISAPCRVQLAKKQFSNLPNDYELTFERDTVVEKAEDQSSVPQVRFNFCNIQELQSVEKDATVDVLGVLKTVHEVSSITSKSTQKPYDKRELELVDQTGYSVRVTVWGKTATEFQGKPEEVIAFKGTRVSDFNGRSLSLLSSGTMAIDPDIPEAHALKGWYDSTGRHSDFATHSNMSSVGAAAGRTNEILMIQQVKEKDVGFDKPEYFSVQATIVHVKQDNFCYPACRSEGCNKKVTDMGDGTWRCEKCDVTHDRPEYRYILNFNCSDHTGQIWLSCFDEQGRKLLGASADELMEWKQIKESGDASDEARKEAEVRFTTAFDSANCRKMTFRARAKMDTYGEQQRVRYQLMEATPLDYKMEGNRLAEMIRQLGV, from the exons ATGGCGGAGCAAGCGATCACACAAGGTGCCATAGA AGCCATCTTTTCCGATCCTGAGCGCGCCCGTGCCCAGTATCCCGTTCCGGTTCTGCAGTGCCTCCAGATCAAGACCCTCGACTCAAAAGGCGGCGGTGCGCCAGAACGATACCGCATCGTTCTCAGCGATGTCCGTAACTATGTGCAGTGCATGCTGGCCACCCAGGCCAACCATGTCGTACACGAGGGGAAGCTCAAGCGTGGAGGAATCGTTCGCATGAAGTCATACCAAGCCCAGGCcctcaagggcaagaa CGTTCTTATAGTATTAGAGCTCGAGGCCATCGAGTCCCTTGGTGCGCCGGACAAGATTGGAAACCCTGTTGGCTTGGAAGGAGGAGCGAAGcttgaagaagctcaacctgctgctgctgctgctgctgcgcccgCCTTTTATGGTGCCCCCAAGGGCGAGCCGACCCAAGAGTCCAAGTCCCAGGTCCAGAGACAACTGGCGTCACgccccaccaacaacaaccacaacaacaacactcgCACCAGCGGAGGTGTCAGCAGTACCATCTATCCCATCGAGGCACTATCCCCCTATGCTCACAAGTGGACGATCAAGGCGAGACTCACCCACAAGTCGGACATCAAGACATGGCACAAAAACAACGGCGAAGGAAAGCTTTTTAGCGTCAACTTGTTGGACGAGAGCAGCGAGATCAAGGCCACCATGTTCAACGATCAGGTCGACCAATTCTACGATGTTCTTCAGGAGGGCCAGGTGTACTATATCTCTGCACCCTGCAGAGTCCAGCTTGCGAAGAAGCAGTTCAGCAACCTTCCCAACGACTACGAGCTCACGTTTGAGCGGGATACAGTTGTCGAGAAGGCTGAAGATCAGAGCTCAGTACCACAGGTTCGGTTCAACTTCTGCAATATCCAAGAGCTCCAAAGCGTTGAGAAGGACGCCACGGTTGATGTTCTCGGTGTGCTCAAGACGGTGCATGAGGTCTCATCGATCACATCCAAGAGCACTCAGAAACCATACGACAAGCGTGAGTTGGAGCTGGTGGACCAAACTGGCTACTCGGTGCGTGTTACCGTTTGGGGCAAGACAGCTACCGAGTTCCAGGGCAAGCCGGAGGAAGTCATTGCGTTCAAGGGCACCCGTGTCAGTGACTTCAACGGCAGGAGTTTGTCTCTTTTGTCATCTGGCACCATGGCCATTGACCCTGATATTCCAGAGGCCCATGCTCTCAAGGGCTGGTATGACTCTACCGGCAGGCACAGCGACTTCGCGACACATAGTAACATGTCGTCAGTCGGTGCTGCCGCGGGTCGCACCAACGAGATCCTGATGATCCagcaggtgaaggagaaggatgttGGCTTTGACAAGCCCGAATACTTTTCCGTTCAGGCCACCATTGTTCACGTCAAGCAGGACAACTTCTGCTACCCGGCGTGCCGCAGTGAGGGTTGCAACAAGAAGGTCACCGACATGGGTGACGGCACCTGGCGCTGCGAGAAATGCGATGTTACGCACGACAGGCCGGAGTATCGGTACATCTTGAACTTCAACTGCAGCGACCACACTGGCCAGATCTGGCTGAGCTGCTTCGATGAGCAGGGCAGGAAGTTGCTGGGCGCGTCGGCAGATGAGCTCATGGAGTGGAAGCAGATCAAGGAGTCTGGTGATGCTTCAGATGAGGCcaggaaggaggcggaggttcGATTTACCACTGCGTTTGATAGTGCAAACTGCAGGAAGATGACGTTCCGGGCTCGGGCCAAGATGGATACGTATGGTGAACAGCAACG GGTGCGCTATCAGCTTATGGAGGCGACGCCATTGGATTACAAGATGGAAGGCAACCGGTTGGCAGAAATGATCAGGCAGCTGGGTGTGTAG
- a CDS encoding uncharacterized protein (EggNog:ENOG503PHTQ), producing the protein MPVSQIAAPIPIPAARQPLGLITTQELFASLNATLQSKSNQLVTPIHHIQENDYSVPAAPPPSPIGYRDHWPASIRR; encoded by the coding sequence ATGCCTGTCTCTCAGATCGCCGCTCCAATCCCCATCCCGGCTGCGCGCCAGCCTCTGggcctcatcaccacccaagagCTCTTCGCCAGCCTCAACGCTACCCTCCAGTCCAAGTCCAACCAGCTTGTGACCCCGATCCACCACATCCAAGAAAACGACTACTCCGTACCGGccgcccccccaccatcccccatcGGCTACAGAGACCACTGGCCCGCGTCCATCCGTCGCTAA
- a CDS encoding uncharacterized protein (EggNog:ENOG503NUEG; COG:G), producing the protein MPWPYFRCSGVCINITHRNSQIDIMATQGLLALWLTAAALAHGDHEHQKNMAGPHKSLWYNTLPGDGGTQADSVFSGISTFGRLPYLPCLFHKDIDYDIAFIGAPFDTGTSYRPGARFGPSGIRQGSRRLNLYGGYNVPLDTNPFNSWAKVIDCGDIPVTSYDNTYALHQIENGHFSILSRPPTTDATKPGPSLKGKTLPRVITLGGDHTITLPLLRSINRAYGPVTVIHFDSHLDTWKPKVFGGSPSETASINHGTYFYHAAQEGLLRNDTNIHAGIRTTLSGPSDYENDGYCGFEIVEAREIDTIGTEGIIKKIRERVGTKNPVYLSLDIDTLDPAFAPATGTPETGGWSTRELRTILRGLEGVNLVGADIVEVAPAYDTNAEHTTMAAADALFEIMSIMVKKGPLSVLDIDPPADEDTKDL; encoded by the exons ATGCCTTGGCCATATTTTCGCTGCTCTGGTGTCTGTATCAACATCACACATCGGAACTCACAAATCGACATTATGGCAACTCAGGGTCTGCTCGCCCTGTGGCTTACAGCTGCCGCTCTGGCACATGGTGACCATGAGCATCAAAAGAACATGGCCGGGCCTCACAAATCTCTGTGGTACAACACCTTGCCAGGCGATGGAGGGACTCAG GCGGACTCTGTCTTCTCTGGCATCTCAACCTTTGGGCGCCTTCCTTATCTTCCTTGTCTCTTTCACAAGGACATTGACTATGACATCGCTTTCATTG GCGCTCCCTTCGACACGGGCACGTCCTACCGTCCCGGCGCTAGGTTCGGCCCCTCCGGCATCCGGCAGGGTTCAAGAAGGCTCAACCTCTA CGGCGGCTACAACGTCCCCCTCGACACAAACCCCTTCAACTCCTGGGCCAAAGTCATAGACTGCGGCGACATCCCGGTGACATCCTACGACAACACCTACGCCCTCCACCAAATCGAAAACGGCCacttctccatcctctcccgccccccaACCACGGACGCCACCAAACCCGGCCCCTCCCTCAAAGGAAAGACCCTCCCGAGAGTGATCACCCTTGGAGGCGACCACACCATCACACTCCCCCTTTTACGTTCTATCAATCGCGCCTACGGCCCCGTGACAGTCATCCACTTTGACTCCCACCTCGACACCTGGAAGCCAAAGGTATTCGGCGGCTCGCCTTCGGAAACGGCCTCCATCAACCACGGAACGTATTTCTACCACGCAGCACAGGAGGGCCTTTTGCGAAACGACACAAACATCCACGCGGGAATCCGCACTACTCTTTCGGGGCCGAGTGATTATGAGAACGATGGCTATTGCGGCTTCGAGATtgtggaggcgagggagattgaCACTATAGGGACGGAGGGAATCATCAAGAAGATAAGGGAACGGGTCGGGACGAAGAACCCTGTTTATTTGAGCCTGGATATTGATACGCTTGATCCGGCTTTTGCGCCTGCCACGGGCACGCCCGAGACGGGGGGTTGGAGCACGAGGGAGTTGAGGACtattttgagggggttggagggtgtGAATTTGGTGGGGGCGGATATTGTTGAGGTTGCT CCCGCCTATGATACCAACGCTGAGCACACCACGATGGCGGCTGCGGATGCGCTATTTGAGATTATGAGTATCATGGTCAAGAAGGG CCCCCTGAGCGTCCTCGACATTGACCCCCCTGCAGACGAAGACACAAAGGATTTGTAA
- the LRA2 gene encoding L-rhamnono-gamma-lactonase (COG:S; EggNog:ENOG503NWKA), which produces MSISIIDSHIHLWNEAEAPSHNWYASDSPLATRHSIAEYREATSSSASQLSGFIYIEADRKNDDSKDWSEPLNELAWMRRIIEGKPQEGEGHTADNAKLCLGIIPWAPIASGLPKLKEYIATVEEQAGEAAWAKVKGFRYLLQDKPNKTGLTEEFIDGLKLLGEKGWVFDAGVDQHRRGRVQLEELVEIIDRAHDGVEDEDKKVVFIINHLCKPDLTIISQTDPSFIAWYAHFLGSDE; this is translated from the exons AtgtccatctccatcatcgaCTCCCACATCCACCTCTGGAACGAAGCCGAAGCCCCCAGTCACAACTGGTACGCCTCAGACTCGCCCCTCGCAACCCGCCACTCCATCGCAGAGTACCGTGAAGCCACCAGCTCATCCGCCTCTCAGCTCTCTGGCTTCATTTACATTGAGGCCGACCGCAAAAATGACGACTCCAAGGACTGGTCAGAACCATTGAATGAGCTAGCTTGGATGCGTCGGATCATTGAGGGCAAGcctcaggagggtgaaggccATACTGCTGATAATGCCAAGCTATGTCTGGGAATCATTCCTTGGGCTCCTATTGCTTCTGGCTTGCCTAAGCTGAAGGAGTACATTGCTACTGTGGAGGAACAAGCTGGGGAGGCTGCTTGGGCAAAGGTGAAAGGTTTCCGGTATTTGTTGCAGGACAAGCCGAACAAGACAGGGTTGACAGAGGAGTTCATTGATGGGTTGAAGTtgctgggggagaagggctGGGTATTTGATGCTGGCGTCGACCAGcacaggagagggagggtgcagttggaggagctggtggagattATTGACCGGGCTCAtgatggtgtggaagatgaagacaaGAAGGTGGTGTTCATTATCA ATCATCTTTGCAAGCCCGACCTGACAATCATCAGTCAGACTGATCCGTCATTTATTGCTTGGTATGCTCATTTTCTTGGTTCAGATGAATGA